The following coding sequences are from one Anolis sagrei isolate rAnoSag1 chromosome 6, rAnoSag1.mat, whole genome shotgun sequence window:
- the RBM23 gene encoding probable RNA-binding protein 23 isoform X3 produces MDPAFPHPSQDPGHEDGMAADDFDIVIEAMLEAPYKKEEAQPGPSKSPADPPTAQPPQEEQQGKETKKDSAPSSSGESSSKKKRSKSRSRSRDHRHSRSRDRDRHRRRSRSRDRRSRHRSRSRHRSRSRDRRRGSRSRSRERRRDERVRYRSPPPPGRRFGHSKSPLYREKSPLREPLGSLSPEERDARTVFCMQLAARIRPRDLEDFFSAVGKVRDVRIISDRNSRRSKGIAYVEFCEIQSVPLAIGLTGQRLLGVPIIVQASQAEKNRLAAMANNLQKGSGGPMRLYVGSLHCNITKEMLRGIFEPFGKIDSIVLMRDQDTGQSKGYGFITFSEAECARRALEQLNGFELAGRPMRVGQVTERLDGTTDITFPDGADEPDRSGLNLGATGSQLQLMAKLAEGSGLPLSTTAAAQAALQLNGAIPLGALNPAALTALSPALNLASQTLASQCFQLSGLFTPQTM; encoded by the exons ATGGATCCGGCGTTCCCCCATCCATCCCAGGACCCA gGCCACGAAGACGGCATGGCTGCGGACGACTTTGACATTGTCATAGAGGCCATGCTAGAGGCACCTTACAAGAAAGAAGAG GCCCAGCCAGGACCCTCAAAATCACCAGCCGATCCCCCCACAGCACAG CCACCTCAGGAGGAGCAGcaaggaaaggaaacaaagaaagacagtGCCCCCAGCAGCAGTGGAGAAAGCAGTAG CAAAAAGAAGCGGAGCAAGAGTCGGAGCAGGAGCCGTGACCACAGACACag CCGCAGCCGGGACCGAGACCGCCATCGTAGGCGCAGCCGCAGCCGGGATCGCCGCAGCCGTCATCGGAGCAGAAGCCGCCACAGGAGCCGCAGCCGGGATCGGAGGCGAGGCAGCAGGTCCCGCAGCAGAGAGCGCCGACGGGATGAGAGAGTGCGCTATCGCAGCCCCCCACCCCCTGG GCGGCGCTTTGGACACAGCAAGAGCCCCCTCTACAGAGAGAAGAGCCCCCTCCG AGAGCCCTTAGGCAGCTTGAGCCCAGAAGAGCGCGATGCCCGCACAGTCTTCTGCATGCAGTTGGCTGCCCGTATTCGCCCACGTGACCTTGAGGACTTTTTCTCTGCCGTTGGCAAG GTGCGTGATGTGCGGATCATCTCTGACCGAAACTCCCGCCGATCCAAGGGCATTGCCTATGTGGAGTTCTGTGAGATCCAGTCAGTCCCATTGGCCATTGGGCTGACAGGGCAGCGTCTCCTTGGCGTGCCCATCATTGTCCAGGCCTCCCAG GCGGAAAAGAACCGACTAGCTGCAATGGCAAACAACCTTCAGAAAGGCAGCGGGGGTCCCATGAGGCTCTACGTTGGCTCCCTTCACTGCAACATCACCAAAGAGATGCTGCGAGGGATCTTTGAGCCCTTTGGCAAG ATTGACAGCATTGTTCTGATGCGTGACCAGGATACTGGGCAGTCCAAGGGCTACGGCTTCATCACA TTCTCAGAGGCAGAATGCGCCCGGCGTGCCCTAGAGCAACTGAACGGTTTCGAATTGGCCGGACGGCCCATGCGGGTGGGGCAAGTCACTGAACGCCTGGATGGCACCACCGATATCACCTTCCCTGATGGAGCTGACGAACCCGACCGATCTGGCCTGAATCTTGGCGCCACTGGCTCCCAGCTGCAGCTCATGGCCAAACTGGCAGAAG GTTCTGGACTCCCCCTTTCGACCACAGCTGCAGCTCAGGCTGCCCTACAACTCAACGGAGCGATCCCCCTGGGAGCATTGAACCCAGCAGCCCTGACAG CTCTCAGCCCAGCACTGAACTTGGCTTCGCAGACCTTGGCCTCTCAGTGCTTCCAGCTTTCGGGTCTCTTCACTCCCCAAACAATGTGA
- the RBM23 gene encoding probable RNA-binding protein 23 isoform X4, whose product MDPAFPHPSQDPGHEDGMAADDFDIVIEAMLEAPYKKEEPPQEEQQGKETKKDSAPSSSGESSSKKKRSKSRSRSRDHRHSRSRDRDRHRRRSRSRDRRSRHRSRSRHRSRSRDRRRGSRSRSRERRRDERVRYRSPPPPGRRFGHSKSPLYREKSPLREPLGSLSPEERDARTVFCMQLAARIRPRDLEDFFSAVGKVRDVRIISDRNSRRSKGIAYVEFCEIQSVPLAIGLTGQRLLGVPIIVQASQAEKNRLAAMANNLQKGSGGPMRLYVGSLHCNITKEMLRGIFEPFGKIDSIVLMRDQDTGQSKGYGFITFSEAECARRALEQLNGFELAGRPMRVGQVTERLDGTTDITFPDGADEPDRSGLNLGATGSQLQLMAKLAEAGSGLPLSTTAAAQAALQLNGAIPLGALNPAALTALSPALNLASQTLASQCFQLSGLFTPQTM is encoded by the exons ATGGATCCGGCGTTCCCCCATCCATCCCAGGACCCA gGCCACGAAGACGGCATGGCTGCGGACGACTTTGACATTGTCATAGAGGCCATGCTAGAGGCACCTTACAAGAAAGAAGAG CCACCTCAGGAGGAGCAGcaaggaaaggaaacaaagaaagacagtGCCCCCAGCAGCAGTGGAGAAAGCAGTAG CAAAAAGAAGCGGAGCAAGAGTCGGAGCAGGAGCCGTGACCACAGACACag CCGCAGCCGGGACCGAGACCGCCATCGTAGGCGCAGCCGCAGCCGGGATCGCCGCAGCCGTCATCGGAGCAGAAGCCGCCACAGGAGCCGCAGCCGGGATCGGAGGCGAGGCAGCAGGTCCCGCAGCAGAGAGCGCCGACGGGATGAGAGAGTGCGCTATCGCAGCCCCCCACCCCCTGG GCGGCGCTTTGGACACAGCAAGAGCCCCCTCTACAGAGAGAAGAGCCCCCTCCG AGAGCCCTTAGGCAGCTTGAGCCCAGAAGAGCGCGATGCCCGCACAGTCTTCTGCATGCAGTTGGCTGCCCGTATTCGCCCACGTGACCTTGAGGACTTTTTCTCTGCCGTTGGCAAG GTGCGTGATGTGCGGATCATCTCTGACCGAAACTCCCGCCGATCCAAGGGCATTGCCTATGTGGAGTTCTGTGAGATCCAGTCAGTCCCATTGGCCATTGGGCTGACAGGGCAGCGTCTCCTTGGCGTGCCCATCATTGTCCAGGCCTCCCAG GCGGAAAAGAACCGACTAGCTGCAATGGCAAACAACCTTCAGAAAGGCAGCGGGGGTCCCATGAGGCTCTACGTTGGCTCCCTTCACTGCAACATCACCAAAGAGATGCTGCGAGGGATCTTTGAGCCCTTTGGCAAG ATTGACAGCATTGTTCTGATGCGTGACCAGGATACTGGGCAGTCCAAGGGCTACGGCTTCATCACA TTCTCAGAGGCAGAATGCGCCCGGCGTGCCCTAGAGCAACTGAACGGTTTCGAATTGGCCGGACGGCCCATGCGGGTGGGGCAAGTCACTGAACGCCTGGATGGCACCACCGATATCACCTTCCCTGATGGAGCTGACGAACCCGACCGATCTGGCCTGAATCTTGGCGCCACTGGCTCCCAGCTGCAGCTCATGGCCAAACTGGCAGAAG cAGGTTCTGGACTCCCCCTTTCGACCACAGCTGCAGCTCAGGCTGCCCTACAACTCAACGGAGCGATCCCCCTGGGAGCATTGAACCCAGCAGCCCTGACAG CTCTCAGCCCAGCACTGAACTTGGCTTCGCAGACCTTGGCCTCTCAGTGCTTCCAGCTTTCGGGTCTCTTCACTCCCCAAACAAT GTAA
- the RBM23 gene encoding probable RNA-binding protein 23 isoform X2, with protein sequence MDPAFPHPSQDPGHEDGMAADDFDIVIEAMLEAPYKKEEAQPGPSKSPADPPTAQPPQEEQQGKETKKDSAPSSSGESSSKKKRSKSRSRSRDHRHSRSRDRDRHRRRSRSRDRRSRHRSRSRHRSRSRDRRRGSRSRSRERRRDERVRYRSPPPPGRRFGHSKSPLYREKSPLREPLGSLSPEERDARTVFCMQLAARIRPRDLEDFFSAVGKVRDVRIISDRNSRRSKGIAYVEFCEIQSVPLAIGLTGQRLLGVPIIVQASQAEKNRLAAMANNLQKGSGGPMRLYVGSLHCNITKEMLRGIFEPFGKIDSIVLMRDQDTGQSKGYGFITFSEAECARRALEQLNGFELAGRPMRVGQVTERLDGTTDITFPDGADEPDRSGLNLGATGSQLQLMAKLAEGSGLPLSTTAAAQAALQLNGAIPLGALNPAALTALSPALNLASQTLASQCFQLSGLFTPQTM encoded by the exons ATGGATCCGGCGTTCCCCCATCCATCCCAGGACCCA gGCCACGAAGACGGCATGGCTGCGGACGACTTTGACATTGTCATAGAGGCCATGCTAGAGGCACCTTACAAGAAAGAAGAG GCCCAGCCAGGACCCTCAAAATCACCAGCCGATCCCCCCACAGCACAG CCACCTCAGGAGGAGCAGcaaggaaaggaaacaaagaaagacagtGCCCCCAGCAGCAGTGGAGAAAGCAGTAG CAAAAAGAAGCGGAGCAAGAGTCGGAGCAGGAGCCGTGACCACAGACACag CCGCAGCCGGGACCGAGACCGCCATCGTAGGCGCAGCCGCAGCCGGGATCGCCGCAGCCGTCATCGGAGCAGAAGCCGCCACAGGAGCCGCAGCCGGGATCGGAGGCGAGGCAGCAGGTCCCGCAGCAGAGAGCGCCGACGGGATGAGAGAGTGCGCTATCGCAGCCCCCCACCCCCTGG GCGGCGCTTTGGACACAGCAAGAGCCCCCTCTACAGAGAGAAGAGCCCCCTCCG AGAGCCCTTAGGCAGCTTGAGCCCAGAAGAGCGCGATGCCCGCACAGTCTTCTGCATGCAGTTGGCTGCCCGTATTCGCCCACGTGACCTTGAGGACTTTTTCTCTGCCGTTGGCAAG GTGCGTGATGTGCGGATCATCTCTGACCGAAACTCCCGCCGATCCAAGGGCATTGCCTATGTGGAGTTCTGTGAGATCCAGTCAGTCCCATTGGCCATTGGGCTGACAGGGCAGCGTCTCCTTGGCGTGCCCATCATTGTCCAGGCCTCCCAG GCGGAAAAGAACCGACTAGCTGCAATGGCAAACAACCTTCAGAAAGGCAGCGGGGGTCCCATGAGGCTCTACGTTGGCTCCCTTCACTGCAACATCACCAAAGAGATGCTGCGAGGGATCTTTGAGCCCTTTGGCAAG ATTGACAGCATTGTTCTGATGCGTGACCAGGATACTGGGCAGTCCAAGGGCTACGGCTTCATCACA TTCTCAGAGGCAGAATGCGCCCGGCGTGCCCTAGAGCAACTGAACGGTTTCGAATTGGCCGGACGGCCCATGCGGGTGGGGCAAGTCACTGAACGCCTGGATGGCACCACCGATATCACCTTCCCTGATGGAGCTGACGAACCCGACCGATCTGGCCTGAATCTTGGCGCCACTGGCTCCCAGCTGCAGCTCATGGCCAAACTGGCAGAAG GTTCTGGACTCCCCCTTTCGACCACAGCTGCAGCTCAGGCTGCCCTACAACTCAACGGAGCGATCCCCCTGGGAGCATTGAACCCAGCAGCCCTGACAG CTCTCAGCCCAGCACTGAACTTGGCTTCGCAGACCTTGGCCTCTCAGTGCTTCCAGCTTTCGGGTCTCTTCACTCCCCAAACAAT GTAA
- the RBM23 gene encoding probable RNA-binding protein 23 isoform X1: protein MDPAFPHPSQDPGHEDGMAADDFDIVIEAMLEAPYKKEEAQPGPSKSPADPPTAQPPQEEQQGKETKKDSAPSSSGESSSKKKRSKSRSRSRDHRHSRSRDRDRHRRRSRSRDRRSRHRSRSRHRSRSRDRRRGSRSRSRERRRDERVRYRSPPPPGRRFGHSKSPLYREKSPLREPLGSLSPEERDARTVFCMQLAARIRPRDLEDFFSAVGKVRDVRIISDRNSRRSKGIAYVEFCEIQSVPLAIGLTGQRLLGVPIIVQASQAEKNRLAAMANNLQKGSGGPMRLYVGSLHCNITKEMLRGIFEPFGKIDSIVLMRDQDTGQSKGYGFITFSEAECARRALEQLNGFELAGRPMRVGQVTERLDGTTDITFPDGADEPDRSGLNLGATGSQLQLMAKLAEAGSGLPLSTTAAAQAALQLNGAIPLGALNPAALTALSPALNLASQTLASQCFQLSGLFTPQTM, encoded by the exons ATGGATCCGGCGTTCCCCCATCCATCCCAGGACCCA gGCCACGAAGACGGCATGGCTGCGGACGACTTTGACATTGTCATAGAGGCCATGCTAGAGGCACCTTACAAGAAAGAAGAG GCCCAGCCAGGACCCTCAAAATCACCAGCCGATCCCCCCACAGCACAG CCACCTCAGGAGGAGCAGcaaggaaaggaaacaaagaaagacagtGCCCCCAGCAGCAGTGGAGAAAGCAGTAG CAAAAAGAAGCGGAGCAAGAGTCGGAGCAGGAGCCGTGACCACAGACACag CCGCAGCCGGGACCGAGACCGCCATCGTAGGCGCAGCCGCAGCCGGGATCGCCGCAGCCGTCATCGGAGCAGAAGCCGCCACAGGAGCCGCAGCCGGGATCGGAGGCGAGGCAGCAGGTCCCGCAGCAGAGAGCGCCGACGGGATGAGAGAGTGCGCTATCGCAGCCCCCCACCCCCTGG GCGGCGCTTTGGACACAGCAAGAGCCCCCTCTACAGAGAGAAGAGCCCCCTCCG AGAGCCCTTAGGCAGCTTGAGCCCAGAAGAGCGCGATGCCCGCACAGTCTTCTGCATGCAGTTGGCTGCCCGTATTCGCCCACGTGACCTTGAGGACTTTTTCTCTGCCGTTGGCAAG GTGCGTGATGTGCGGATCATCTCTGACCGAAACTCCCGCCGATCCAAGGGCATTGCCTATGTGGAGTTCTGTGAGATCCAGTCAGTCCCATTGGCCATTGGGCTGACAGGGCAGCGTCTCCTTGGCGTGCCCATCATTGTCCAGGCCTCCCAG GCGGAAAAGAACCGACTAGCTGCAATGGCAAACAACCTTCAGAAAGGCAGCGGGGGTCCCATGAGGCTCTACGTTGGCTCCCTTCACTGCAACATCACCAAAGAGATGCTGCGAGGGATCTTTGAGCCCTTTGGCAAG ATTGACAGCATTGTTCTGATGCGTGACCAGGATACTGGGCAGTCCAAGGGCTACGGCTTCATCACA TTCTCAGAGGCAGAATGCGCCCGGCGTGCCCTAGAGCAACTGAACGGTTTCGAATTGGCCGGACGGCCCATGCGGGTGGGGCAAGTCACTGAACGCCTGGATGGCACCACCGATATCACCTTCCCTGATGGAGCTGACGAACCCGACCGATCTGGCCTGAATCTTGGCGCCACTGGCTCCCAGCTGCAGCTCATGGCCAAACTGGCAGAAG cAGGTTCTGGACTCCCCCTTTCGACCACAGCTGCAGCTCAGGCTGCCCTACAACTCAACGGAGCGATCCCCCTGGGAGCATTGAACCCAGCAGCCCTGACAG CTCTCAGCCCAGCACTGAACTTGGCTTCGCAGACCTTGGCCTCTCAGTGCTTCCAGCTTTCGGGTCTCTTCACTCCCCAAACAAT GTAA